A window from Pseudooceanicola algae encodes these proteins:
- a CDS encoding efflux RND transporter periplasmic adaptor subunit: protein MVTSDRRPLRGAGRPASWSGRTLAAVLCGTIAGLALTPGAALAQEMAEAAQAPSETPSDASAQGDNAFPVGVVTVRQTLQVNRHSLTGTIQALDSFSAGFRDGGRVISVLVDVGDVVRVGEQIAQIDPTQAQASLNSAQATLDAAEASLVQSRQAQTRASGLLERGSGTQADLDSATEAYLTAQASRDQAAAQLEAAQQTMEDTALTATEDAIVTERSAEPGQVVGAGQSIVTLASLEGREAVFYVPNLPELDEVMGIDARLTPLGGGDGVSMPVTEISPVVASNGTVTVKVAIEGDAARRFIIGEPVIGELTTESEPGISIPWTTFNATQEGPAVWVYDPETGQVHLQQITIGRYRSSTIEVASGLDDGDLIVTAGSHALYPGRHVVVKESAE from the coding sequence ATGGTGACCAGTGACAGAAGGCCCCTGCGCGGGGCAGGCCGCCCTGCATCCTGGTCCGGTCGGACCTTGGCCGCGGTGCTTTGCGGCACGATCGCGGGCCTCGCGCTGACACCGGGCGCCGCTTTGGCACAGGAGATGGCCGAGGCTGCGCAAGCGCCTTCCGAAACCCCGTCCGACGCCTCGGCGCAAGGCGACAATGCCTTTCCGGTCGGCGTGGTGACCGTGCGCCAGACCCTTCAGGTCAACCGTCACAGCCTGACCGGCACGATCCAGGCCCTCGACAGCTTTTCCGCCGGGTTCCGGGACGGGGGTCGCGTGATTTCGGTCCTGGTGGACGTGGGCGATGTGGTGCGCGTCGGGGAGCAGATCGCCCAGATCGACCCGACCCAGGCGCAGGCCAGCCTGAATTCCGCCCAGGCGACGCTGGACGCCGCCGAGGCGTCTCTGGTGCAATCGCGTCAGGCACAGACCCGCGCTTCGGGCCTTCTGGAACGCGGTTCCGGCACCCAGGCGGATCTGGATTCCGCGACCGAAGCCTATCTGACCGCTCAGGCCTCCCGCGATCAGGCGGCTGCCCAGCTCGAAGCGGCGCAGCAGACCATGGAAGACACTGCCCTGACCGCGACCGAGGATGCCATCGTGACCGAACGCTCTGCCGAACCGGGGCAGGTGGTGGGCGCGGGCCAATCCATCGTGACCCTCGCCAGCCTGGAGGGCCGTGAAGCGGTGTTCTACGTGCCCAACCTGCCCGAACTGGACGAGGTCATGGGGATCGACGCCCGGCTGACCCCTCTTGGCGGCGGCGACGGGGTCAGCATGCCGGTGACCGAGATCTCTCCGGTCGTTGCCTCCAACGGAACGGTGACGGTCAAGGTTGCCATCGAAGGCGATGCGGCGCGGCGCTTTATCATCGGGGAACCGGTGATCGGTGAATTGACCACCGAAAGCGAACCCGGCATCAGCATCCCCTGGACGACATTCAATGCAACGCAGGAGGGCCCGGCGGTCTGGGTTTATGACCCAGAAACCGGACAGGTCCACCTGCAGCAGATCACCATCGGGCGCTATCGGTCCAGCACCATCGAAGTCGCTTCGGGGCTGGACGATGGTGATCTGATCGTCACCGCCGGATCGCATGCCCTGTATCCCGGCCGCCACGTGGTGGTGAAGGAGTCCGCTGAATGA
- a CDS encoding efflux RND transporter periplasmic adaptor subunit, producing the protein MTMLRFGQRMTLCLAVPLSLALALATTLPPPAVAQEEVAAPMPRPVVTEIVSADPTRQRDFSGEIEAAHETELAFQTIGRMSELNVSPGDVVEKGAVLARLDRVSLQQDLDSAQAAVRSAQAQAEYARTSYSRARALSERDITTQEDVEAAKAGQDSANAQLLAAKASLAGAQEALSYATLIAPEAGVVLETPVEQGTVVSAGTTVVTLADQNDRDAVIDVPAEFIAVLPPDARFRLVGLENYEQAVEARLRLVEPVADDTTRGRTLRLTLDEAPSQFRLGSLVTATYIAGDKPLMTLPESALVDPDGAASVWRVTTEADGTRHVASVAVTLGYRIASRVIVTEGVGPGDEIVVRGAHSLEEGQAVGHRAVGESIE; encoded by the coding sequence ATGACCATGCTGCGTTTCGGGCAAAGGATGACGCTTTGCCTTGCTGTCCCGCTCTCCCTTGCTTTGGCCCTTGCCACGACCCTGCCGCCGCCCGCCGTAGCGCAGGAAGAGGTCGCGGCCCCAATGCCGCGTCCGGTGGTCACCGAAATCGTCTCGGCCGACCCGACCCGCCAGCGCGACTTTTCCGGCGAAATCGAGGCCGCCCATGAGACCGAACTGGCCTTCCAGACCATCGGTCGGATGTCGGAACTGAATGTCTCGCCCGGCGATGTCGTCGAAAAGGGCGCCGTGCTGGCGCGGCTTGACCGGGTCTCGCTGCAACAGGATCTCGATTCGGCTCAGGCCGCGGTCAGATCGGCGCAGGCCCAGGCGGAATACGCCCGGACAAGCTATTCCCGCGCCCGTGCGCTGAGCGAACGCGATATCACCACACAAGAGGACGTCGAGGCCGCGAAGGCAGGTCAGGATTCCGCCAATGCGCAGCTTCTGGCCGCCAAAGCCAGCCTTGCCGGCGCCCAGGAGGCGCTGAGTTACGCCACCCTGATCGCCCCCGAGGCCGGTGTCGTGCTGGAAACGCCGGTCGAACAGGGCACCGTGGTCTCGGCCGGGACCACCGTCGTCACCCTGGCCGACCAGAATGATCGCGACGCGGTCATCGACGTGCCGGCGGAGTTCATCGCCGTCCTGCCGCCCGATGCGCGGTTCCGGCTGGTCGGACTGGAAAATTACGAACAGGCCGTCGAGGCACGGTTGCGCCTTGTCGAACCCGTCGCGGATGACACGACCCGGGGCCGCACCCTGCGCCTGACCCTGGACGAGGCCCCCAGCCAGTTCCGGCTCGGCAGCCTGGTGACCGCGACCTATATCGCCGGAGACAAGCCGTTGATGACCCTGCCCGAAAGCGCGCTTGTCGACCCGGACGGGGCGGCATCGGTCTGGCGGGTCACCACGGAGGCTGACGGTACCCGCCATGTCGCCAGCGTTGCGGTCACCCTTGGCTACCGGATCGCCTCGCGGGTCATCGTGACCGAAGGCGTCGGCCCCGGGGACGAGATCGTGGTACGGGGGGCGCATTCCCTCGAAGAAGGACAGGCTGTCGGACATCGGGCCGTCGGAGAAAGCATCGAATGA
- a CDS encoding efflux RND transporter permease subunit: MTNKFNLSDWALKHKSFVWYVMIASLLAGLLSYASMGREEDPSFAIKVMVVGASLPGATAEETVTQVTDRMEKKLQELDSLDFTESVTYPGVSVVHVNLRADTKPDEVRPIWLRVRHMMSDIQSEMPDEFAGFSFNDDFGDVYGNIFAFTADGYSPRELESYVEEIRTAVLQLDDSGKVDLVGTREPVVHVEFSNTRLAALGLDRQTVLDTLAQQNAIVPSGIIQTGGEQILIRVSGQFSTADELASAPLRSDETYFTLADVAEVTAGYDDPPSELMRVDGQEAIGLIIGMREGGNILDFGEKLDTLMEEMVQDLPIGIEVHHVANQPHVVDESVSHFVRALAEAVVIVLAVSFISLGFRAGMVVSLSIPLVLAMTFVILDTMGITLQRISLGALIISLGLLVDDAMIAIETMISRLELGESLTKAASYAWTSIAFPMLTGTLVTVAGFIPIGLNSSQAGEYTRSLFYVIAISLVLSWVVAVLMAPVLGTTFLPEKMKHEHAKAGATRRGFRRVLILAMRFKWLTIGATVLIFATSVYGMKFVEQQFFPTSDRPELLVDITMRQNADFDATDREIARFDEWLGNQEEVTYWSTYVGRGAPRFLLTLDAPTATPNIGQVVIMTPDLDARDSLTAKVRAFDKTQPDAEFFPKNLELGPPVGKPVQYRVTGHDPEVLRDTARNLAAAIGADDRLTSITLDWNEPARVVRVVLDQARLRQLGLTQSDVAQSLYQVFNGSSVTDLRQGDKLVEVLARGVETDRSSLDLLENLQFGNADGLPIPLSAFARLEWTLEQPVINQRNRVPTITVEAAVLGDDQPDTIVTALEPIIEQFRDDLPAGYRVVVGGTVESSADSQAPILAVVPIMVLIMLTLVMVQMQSFRLTFVVFAVAPLGLIGVVAALLATGAPLGFVAVLGVLALIGILIRNSVILFQEVKDQLALGKSRWEAIYEASDSRARPILLTAAAASLALIPISRQVFWGPMAVSMMGGIIAGTVITLLFAPALYCAVFGVRPPKDGDRAPAS; the protein is encoded by the coding sequence ATGACCAACAAGTTCAACCTTTCCGACTGGGCGCTGAAGCACAAGTCGTTCGTCTGGTACGTGATGATCGCCTCGCTGCTGGCGGGCTTGCTGTCCTATGCCTCGATGGGCCGCGAAGAAGACCCGAGTTTCGCCATCAAGGTCATGGTGGTGGGGGCCTCGTTGCCCGGCGCCACGGCCGAAGAGACTGTCACCCAGGTCACCGACCGCATGGAAAAGAAACTGCAGGAGCTCGACAGCCTGGATTTCACCGAATCCGTGACCTATCCGGGCGTCTCGGTGGTCCATGTGAACCTGCGCGCCGACACCAAACCCGACGAGGTGCGTCCGATCTGGCTTCGGGTGCGGCACATGATGTCCGACATCCAGAGCGAGATGCCGGATGAATTCGCGGGCTTTTCGTTCAACGACGATTTCGGCGACGTCTATGGCAATATCTTCGCCTTTACGGCTGACGGCTATTCGCCGCGCGAATTGGAAAGCTACGTAGAGGAAATCCGCACCGCGGTGCTGCAACTGGATGACAGCGGCAAGGTCGATCTGGTCGGCACCCGCGAACCGGTCGTCCATGTGGAATTTTCCAACACCCGGCTTGCCGCGCTCGGGCTGGATCGTCAGACGGTGCTGGACACCCTGGCCCAGCAGAACGCCATCGTTCCTTCCGGCATCATCCAGACGGGCGGCGAACAGATCCTGATCCGGGTCTCGGGTCAGTTTTCGACCGCGGATGAGCTTGCCTCGGCGCCGCTGCGCAGTGACGAGACCTATTTCACGCTTGCCGACGTGGCCGAGGTCACCGCCGGTTACGACGACCCGCCCTCTGAACTGATGCGCGTCGATGGACAGGAGGCCATCGGCCTGATCATCGGCATGCGCGAGGGCGGCAATATCCTCGATTTCGGCGAAAAGCTCGACACGCTGATGGAAGAGATGGTGCAGGATCTGCCCATCGGCATCGAAGTGCACCATGTCGCCAATCAGCCTCATGTGGTGGATGAATCGGTCAGCCACTTCGTGCGTGCCCTGGCCGAAGCGGTGGTGATCGTCCTGGCGGTCAGCTTCATATCGCTCGGGTTCCGGGCCGGTATGGTGGTGTCGCTGTCGATCCCGCTGGTGCTGGCCATGACCTTCGTCATCCTCGACACGATGGGGATCACCCTGCAACGTATTTCGCTAGGGGCGCTGATCATCTCGCTCGGGTTGCTGGTGGACGATGCGATGATCGCCATCGAAACCATGATCTCGCGGCTGGAACTGGGCGAAAGCCTGACCAAGGCGGCCTCTTATGCCTGGACCTCGATCGCGTTTCCGATGCTGACGGGGACACTGGTGACCGTGGCCGGGTTCATCCCCATCGGGCTGAACTCAAGCCAGGCGGGCGAATATACCCGGTCGCTGTTCTACGTGATCGCGATCTCGCTTGTGCTCAGCTGGGTTGTCGCGGTGCTGATGGCCCCGGTCCTTGGCACGACCTTCCTGCCCGAGAAGATGAAGCATGAACATGCCAAGGCGGGTGCGACGCGGCGCGGATTCCGCCGGGTGCTGATCCTGGCGATGCGGTTCAAGTGGCTGACGATCGGTGCGACCGTCCTGATCTTCGCGACCTCGGTCTACGGCATGAAATTCGTCGAACAGCAGTTCTTCCCCACTTCCGACCGGCCCGAGCTTCTGGTGGATATCACCATGCGCCAGAACGCCGATTTCGACGCGACCGACAGGGAAATCGCCCGCTTCGACGAATGGCTGGGCAACCAGGAAGAGGTCACCTATTGGTCGACTTACGTCGGGCGGGGCGCGCCGCGCTTCCTGCTGACACTGGACGCGCCGACCGCGACGCCGAATATCGGCCAGGTTGTCATCATGACGCCGGACCTGGATGCGCGGGACAGCCTGACCGCCAAGGTCCGCGCCTTCGACAAGACACAGCCCGATGCGGAATTCTTCCCCAAGAACCTGGAACTGGGCCCGCCGGTCGGCAAGCCGGTTCAGTATCGCGTCACCGGGCATGACCCGGAGGTGCTGCGCGATACGGCCCGAAACCTCGCGGCGGCGATTGGCGCCGATGATCGGCTGACCTCCATCACGCTGGACTGGAACGAACCCGCGCGGGTCGTTCGGGTGGTGCTGGACCAGGCGCGGCTGCGTCAGCTTGGCCTGACCCAGTCGGATGTGGCGCAATCGCTTTATCAGGTCTTCAACGGGTCCAGCGTGACGGACCTGCGTCAGGGCGACAAGCTGGTCGAGGTACTGGCGCGCGGGGTGGAAACCGACCGCAGTTCGCTCGATCTGCTCGAGAACCTGCAATTCGGGAATGCCGATGGCCTGCCGATCCCCCTGTCCGCCTTCGCGCGGCTGGAATGGACGCTGGAACAGCCGGTCATCAACCAACGCAACCGCGTGCCGACGATCACGGTCGAGGCGGCCGTGCTGGGCGACGACCAGCCCGACACCATCGTCACCGCCCTTGAACCGATCATTGAACAGTTCCGCGATGATCTGCCGGCCGGATACCGGGTCGTTGTCGGCGGGACGGTGGAATCCAGCGCCGACAGTCAGGCCCCGATCCTGGCGGTGGTGCCGATCATGGTGCTGATCATGCTGACCCTCGTCATGGTGCAGATGCAAAGCTTCCGCCTGACCTTCGTGGTCTTCGCCGTGGCGCCCCTGGGTCTGATCGGCGTGGTGGCGGCGCTGCTGGCGACGGGCGCACCGCTTGGCTTCGTGGCGGTCCTCGGGGTGCTGGCGCTGATCGGCATCCTGATCCGCAACTCGGTCATCCTGTTCCAGGAGGTCAAGGACCAGCTTGCCCTCGGCAAGTCCCGGTGGGAGGCGATCTACGAAGCCTCCGACAGCCGGGCCCGGCCGATCCTGCTGACCGCGGCGGCGGCGTCCCTGGCGCTGATCCCGATCTCGCGGCAGGTCTTCTGGGGGCCGATGGCGGTGTCGATGATGGGCGGTATCATCGCCGGCACGGTCATCACGCTGCTGTTCGCACCCGCACTGTATTGCGCCGTCTTCGGGGTGCGCCCGCCCAAGGATGGGGACAGGGCCCCCGCCTCATGA
- a CDS encoding TetR/AcrR family transcriptional regulator: MTDLRMEAGACDGAERDRGEAGPSSAIGSGHPNAIGSEAGKPDHRKPDHRKPDHRKAVAAARRQRMERRLVEAAIFVVAARGSEALSIDDIISEAGVARGTFYKYFVNVDQVLLEAKGMLGGEIMQLVLDSTPPVEDPAETMAHFILSFFATFRRYPLMGEFVACTGLAALDDPATLTAAEQFFDALEALLALGRAADRFIDMPPGIAFDFMRVGVVMSLRRSLAGHPPDDAETTAALLRLYGVPAQDAARLGNLEGRSLEAPQGGLIERSEKIRWSRPVGLGL, encoded by the coding sequence ATGACGGACTTGCGGATGGAAGCCGGTGCCTGCGACGGCGCGGAGCGGGACAGGGGGGAAGCCGGCCCTTCTTCCGCGATCGGAAGTGGGCACCCCAACGCCATCGGGTCGGAGGCGGGCAAGCCCGACCACCGCAAGCCCGACCACCGCAAGCCCGACCACCGCAAGGCCGTGGCGGCTGCCCGGCGTCAGCGCATGGAACGACGGCTGGTCGAGGCGGCGATCTTCGTGGTTGCCGCCCGCGGCTCCGAGGCGCTCAGCATTGATGACATCATCTCGGAGGCAGGAGTAGCGCGCGGCACCTTCTACAAGTATTTCGTCAACGTCGATCAGGTGCTTCTGGAAGCCAAGGGGATGCTGGGCGGCGAGATCATGCAACTGGTGCTGGATTCGACCCCGCCGGTGGAGGATCCCGCCGAAACGATGGCGCATTTCATCCTGAGTTTCTTCGCGACCTTCCGGCGCTATCCGTTGATGGGCGAATTCGTGGCCTGCACGGGGTTGGCGGCGTTGGATGATCCGGCCACGCTGACGGCGGCGGAGCAGTTCTTCGATGCGCTGGAGGCCCTGCTGGCGCTGGGGCGGGCCGCCGATCGTTTCATCGACATGCCGCCCGGGATAGCCTTCGATTTCATGCGTGTCGGCGTGGTGATGTCACTGCGACGGAGCTTGGCCGGCCACCCGCCGGACGACGCGGAAACGACGGCGGCGCTTCTGCGCCTTTATGGTGTTCCGGCACAGGATGCCGCGCGTCTCGGCAATCTGGAAGGCCGCTCGCTGGAAGCCCCGCAAGGGGGCTTGATCGAACGGTCCGAGAAAATCCGATGGAGCCGCCCGGTCGGCCTTGGCTTGTAG
- a CDS encoding response regulator transcription factor, with product MRILIADDHDLLRDTLVLFMQSESGFETDTAPDFDEALRMVRDNPKYDLVLLDFTMPGMNGLQGLDVMSKEPGAAHVAIISGTASRDIAEQVLASGAAGFLPKTLPAKSLVNAVRFMAMGEQYAPLDFLRGGDDESTHPLAEKLSRREYEVLQGLTQGKSNKEIARDLDIREPTVKLHMKTLYRKIGASNRTQAAMIAKEEGLF from the coding sequence ATGCGTATTCTGATCGCCGATGACCATGACCTTCTGCGGGACACGCTGGTGCTTTTCATGCAGTCCGAAAGCGGTTTCGAAACCGATACTGCGCCGGATTTCGACGAAGCGCTGCGCATGGTCCGTGACAACCCCAAATATGATCTGGTGCTGCTGGATTTCACCATGCCGGGGATGAATGGGCTGCAAGGTCTGGACGTGATGTCCAAGGAACCCGGCGCGGCCCATGTGGCAATCATCTCGGGCACCGCGAGCCGCGACATCGCCGAGCAGGTCCTTGCCTCGGGCGCGGCCGGTTTCCTGCCCAAGACCCTGCCCGCCAAATCCCTGGTCAATGCAGTGCGCTTCATGGCCATGGGCGAACAATATGCGCCGCTCGACTTCCTGCGCGGGGGGGATGACGAGTCGACGCATCCGCTGGCGGAAAAGCTGTCGCGCCGGGAATACGAGGTTCTCCAGGGGCTGACCCAAGGCAAGTCCAACAAGGAAATCGCCCGCGATCTCGATATCCGCGAACCGACGGTGAAATTGCATATGAAGACGCTCTATCGCAAGATCGGCGCGTCGAACCGGACGCAGGCAGCGATGATCGCGAAGGAAGAAGGGCTGTTCTGA
- a CDS encoding hybrid sensor histidine kinase/response regulator — MSLMEDNTAAARLWTRGSAAVIVFVFCVGLVGGMALLVLREVETLSGSNTDTLQWSIAQADLELMQFRLAIEQSSDSPTSLQEVRPRFDIFYSRFRTLEEGPIYEMMRNAPELALPRRRIQAFLDYTAPYIDGSDAALRAALPQIEARADEAMQDVRAMSLSGLSTYSQVADGLRDEVAATLVRLAAVLAVVLAGLVLLAMALWRINSLAQLRSAEVQRTAGRMQTIVETSLDAIVLSDEAGRIREFNSSAQSIFGYTRDEARQADMLDLLFPPESRDAIVRNAARYFQDRRADAPTPERTLEVRACARGGRSFPAEMSFDRADGEDGPVYVAYIRDISRRKAAEDGLTEARDRALAGERAKAEFLAVMSHEMRTPLNGLLGTMQLLRDHDLGPKETELLNRMQASGRLLLGLVNDVLDLAKFEAGKLVAERQPFSIGRMLDRVVETTGPMAADQGNRLRWRWEGTPQDAVYGDVRRLRQVLLNLVGNALKFTRDGLVEIEVEIVGQTEPEIEIRVSDTGIGISETDLDRIFNDFETLDSSYARQAGGTGLGLGIARRLTGLMGGTIGAESEPEEGSLFWLRIPLEPADPAEAERIEVPAPAQAAALPDASGSRAGLSILLVEDNEINRFVARAMLQADGHEVTEAVDGAAGVAEAEARVFDVILMDISMPVMDGQEAARRIRAGAGPSARTPILAVTAHALPEEVARFRDSGMDQCISKPLDRTELRDALAEVLPAAAATKRADAGTDEGADGVAPVAADPVPPKFDPADLLDTVVLGQLWSDIPEAARDQLLHRFLEETEAEVARLASEGPAADGIAARAHKIAGSCAAFGLRGLRLRLAEIETMAKSGPGKVPADKLLSLPAFWAASRKALLDWAAMVHHSD, encoded by the coding sequence ATGAGCCTGATGGAAGACAACACCGCCGCGGCGCGGCTTTGGACGCGCGGCAGCGCGGCTGTCATCGTTTTTGTCTTCTGTGTCGGTCTGGTCGGCGGAATGGCGCTGCTGGTGCTGCGCGAGGTTGAAACCCTGAGCGGGTCGAACACCGATACCCTGCAATGGAGCATCGCTCAGGCGGATCTTGAGCTCATGCAGTTCCGTCTGGCCATCGAACAGTCTTCCGACAGCCCCACCAGCCTGCAAGAGGTCCGCCCGCGTTTCGATATCTTCTATTCGCGTTTCCGGACCCTGGAAGAGGGCCCGATCTACGAAATGATGCGCAATGCGCCCGAACTCGCGCTGCCACGCAGGCGGATCCAGGCATTTCTGGATTATACCGCGCCCTATATCGACGGCAGTGATGCTGCGTTGCGTGCGGCCTTGCCGCAAATCGAGGCGCGCGCCGACGAGGCGATGCAGGACGTCCGCGCGATGAGCCTGTCCGGGCTGTCGACCTACTCTCAGGTTGCCGATGGTCTGCGCGACGAGGTGGCCGCGACGCTGGTCCGTCTTGCCGCGGTGCTGGCCGTGGTGCTTGCCGGGCTGGTTCTTCTGGCAATGGCGCTGTGGCGTATCAACAGCCTGGCGCAACTGCGTTCTGCCGAGGTGCAGCGTACCGCCGGTCGGATGCAGACCATTGTCGAGACCTCTCTGGATGCCATCGTTCTAAGCGACGAGGCCGGCCGGATCCGGGAATTCAACAGTTCCGCCCAAAGCATCTTCGGCTATACGCGGGACGAAGCCCGCCAGGCGGACATGCTGGACCTGTTGTTCCCGCCGGAAAGCCGCGATGCCATCGTGCGCAATGCGGCCCGTTATTTCCAGGACCGTCGCGCCGATGCGCCGACCCCGGAACGCACCCTTGAGGTCCGCGCCTGCGCGCGGGGTGGGCGCAGTTTCCCGGCAGAAATGTCCTTTGACCGGGCCGACGGCGAAGATGGGCCGGTCTATGTTGCCTATATTCGCGATATTTCCCGCCGCAAGGCTGCCGAGGACGGTTTGACAGAGGCCCGCGACCGGGCGCTGGCCGGCGAACGCGCCAAGGCCGAATTCCTCGCCGTGATGAGCCACGAGATGCGCACGCCGCTAAACGGACTGTTGGGGACCATGCAATTGCTGCGCGACCATGACCTTGGCCCGAAGGAAACCGAGCTTCTGAATCGGATGCAGGCTTCCGGGCGGCTGCTTCTGGGGCTGGTGAACGACGTGCTGGACCTGGCGAAATTCGAGGCCGGCAAGCTGGTCGCGGAGCGCCAGCCGTTTTCCATCGGCCGGATGCTGGACCGGGTGGTGGAGACTACCGGCCCGATGGCTGCCGATCAGGGCAACAGGCTGCGCTGGCGCTGGGAAGGGACGCCGCAGGATGCGGTCTACGGCGATGTGCGCAGGCTGCGGCAGGTCTTGCTGAACCTGGTCGGCAATGCGTTGAAATTCACCCGCGACGGCCTTGTCGAGATCGAGGTCGAGATCGTCGGTCAGACCGAACCCGAGATCGAGATCCGGGTATCCGACACCGGGATCGGCATTTCCGAGACCGATCTGGACCGGATCTTCAACGATTTCGAGACACTGGATTCCTCTTACGCGCGCCAGGCCGGGGGCACGGGCCTTGGTCTTGGCATCGCGCGGCGCCTGACCGGGCTGATGGGCGGGACCATCGGGGCGGAAAGCGAGCCGGAAGAGGGCTCTCTTTTCTGGCTGCGCATCCCGCTGGAACCGGCCGACCCCGCCGAGGCCGAACGGATCGAGGTGCCTGCCCCGGCCCAGGCGGCCGCGTTGCCCGATGCGTCGGGCAGCCGTGCCGGGTTGTCGATCCTGCTGGTCGAGGATAACGAGATAAACCGCTTCGTGGCCCGCGCGATGCTGCAGGCGGACGGACACGAGGTGACCGAGGCGGTGGATGGCGCCGCCGGTGTGGCCGAAGCCGAGGCGCGGGTCTTCGATGTCATCCTGATGGATATTTCCATGCCGGTCATGGATGGCCAGGAGGCCGCCCGTCGCATTCGCGCCGGGGCCGGACCATCGGCGCGCACGCCGATCCTGGCGGTGACGGCCCATGCCCTGCCCGAAGAGGTGGCGCGATTCCGCGATTCCGGCATGGATCAGTGCATCTCCAAGCCGCTGGACCGCACCGAATTGCGCGATGCGCTCGCCGAGGTACTTCCCGCCGCCGCCGCTACGAAACGTGCCGATGCGGGGACGGATGAGGGCGCCGATGGCGTGGCGCCGGTCGCGGCCGATCCGGTCCCGCCAAAATTCGATCCGGCCGATCTGCTTGATACAGTCGTGCTGGGTCAGCTTTGGTCCGACATTCCCGAAGCGGCGCGGGACCAGCTTCTGCACCGTTTCCTTGAGGAAACGGAAGCCGAGGTCGCGCGTCTTGCCAGCGAAGGCCCCGCAGCAGACGGGATCGCGGCGCGGGCGCACAAGATCGCCGGAAGCTGTGCGGCCTTCGGGTTGCGCGGTCTTCGGCTGCGCCTGGCCGAGATCGAGACCATGGCGAAATCCGGTCCGGGCAAGGTCCCTGCGGACAAGCTACTGTCGCTTCCGGCGTTCTGGGCGGCCAGCCGCAAGGCGCTGCTGGACTGGGCCGCCATGGTGCATCACTCCGATTGA
- a CDS encoding glycosyltransferase family 2 protein produces MAPLFSQPRFSIVLPCCNDGAVIAGTLASMAAQQYGDYELLVIETGASEETRRILTAAAAADDRIRLVRSPGLNRAAARNRAIDLARAELLAFCEPGDKFEPYKLTIMDEVFAASEIDAAFGRVGSWRGPRGRCLPVDARGDLTLGRLMQDNPVVTLSNLCVRAPVFRASHGFDPALDYHDDMEWLIRLVGGGYRVVPVEAPVTQFSLADSRLSGDLGGLWRGRDAVRQSAHRFGQQTDPRNEATHLRLLAHRALCSGVRGRTALKYALAGIGTSPRGYFSDPRGGVGTLLGCLVSMILPAGLRRALF; encoded by the coding sequence ATGGCGCCGCTCTTTTCCCAGCCACGCTTTTCGATCGTGCTGCCGTGCTGCAATGACGGGGCCGTCATCGCCGGCACGCTTGCCAGCATGGCGGCCCAACAGTACGGCGATTACGAATTGTTGGTGATCGAAACCGGCGCTTCCGAGGAAACCCGCAGAATCCTGACCGCAGCGGCCGCAGCGGACGACCGCATCCGTCTGGTCCGCAGTCCGGGTCTTAACCGCGCAGCCGCCCGCAACCGTGCGATCGACCTCGCGCGGGCAGAATTGCTGGCCTTCTGCGAACCGGGCGACAAGTTCGAACCCTACAAGCTGACCATCATGGACGAGGTCTTTGCAGCCTCCGAGATCGACGCGGCCTTTGGCCGGGTCGGTAGCTGGCGTGGCCCGCGTGGCCGCTGCCTGCCGGTCGATGCCCGCGGGGATCTGACGCTGGGACGGCTGATGCAGGACAATCCGGTGGTCACCCTGTCCAATCTCTGTGTCCGGGCGCCGGTTTTCCGGGCCAGCCACGGCTTCGATCCCGCTCTGGATTACCATGACGACATGGAATGGCTGATCCGGCTGGTCGGCGGAGGCTATCGCGTCGTGCCGGTCGAAGCGCCGGTGACCCAGTTCAGCCTGGCCGATTCGCGTCTGTCGGGGGATCTGGGCGGGCTGTGGCGCGGCCGCGATGCCGTGCGGCAAAGCGCGCATCGCTTTGGCCAGCAGACCGATCCGCGCAACGAGGCCACGCATCTGCGCCTGTTGGCACATCGGGCCCTTTGCAGTGGCGTCCGGGGCCGCACCGCGTTGAAATATGCCCTGGCCGGGATCGGCACCAGCCCGCGTGGATATTTCTCGGATCCGCGCGGCGGCGTCGGGACCTTGCTGGGCTGCCTTGTCTCCATGATCCTGCCCGCCGGCCTGCGCCGCGCGCTGTTCTAG